From a region of the Dickeya poaceiphila genome:
- a CDS encoding ogr/Delta-like zinc finger family protein gives MFRCPFCGAMARTRTSRRLSDITIRQYHQCQNLECSETFTTLNTIERRVSKRTREDPLPPDFIPQDAFPASHYGRDQLNLAL, from the coding sequence ATGTTCAGATGTCCTTTTTGCGGGGCAATGGCCCGCACCCGTACCAGTCGCCGCCTGAGCGATATCACCATCCGGCAGTACCACCAGTGCCAAAATCTGGAATGTAGTGAGACATTTACCACCCTCAACACGATAGAACGGCGCGTATCAAAGCGTACACGGGAAGACCCACTACCGCCTGACTTTATCCCACAGGACGCCTTTCCGGCTTCGCATTACGGACGGGATCAATTGAATCTGGCGTTGTAA
- a CDS encoding tail fiber assembly protein, which produces MSEKYSVAVQSARMGKSGLAECAGWLTVYHVDQQTREYTGASYEYMMVGTGLPADSYADTPDLPAAGQALRRSADGAGWEHVPDLRGKTAYRTADGQPQTVTALGELPDGLTLFSPSTAFDKWNGEIWVTDVAAQHAAAVAAAQQEQAARKATATARITELSYAVELGIATDVEQAALKTWKTYLVQLSRIDTSAATDIDWPEIPST; this is translated from the coding sequence ATGAGTGAGAAATATTCTGTTGCTGTACAGAGTGCCCGCATGGGAAAAAGTGGGTTGGCAGAATGCGCAGGATGGCTGACTGTTTATCACGTTGATCAGCAGACGCGTGAATATACTGGCGCGAGTTATGAATACATGATGGTCGGCACGGGGTTACCAGCCGATAGTTATGCTGACACGCCTGATCTGCCAGCTGCGGGGCAAGCTTTACGGCGTAGCGCTGATGGTGCGGGATGGGAGCATGTACCGGACCTGCGCGGCAAAACGGCGTACCGCACGGCGGATGGTCAACCGCAGACAGTGACAGCTCTCGGTGAATTGCCTGACGGGTTGACGCTGTTTTCCCCCTCGACTGCATTCGATAAATGGAATGGCGAAATCTGGGTAACTGATGTTGCAGCCCAACACGCCGCAGCCGTGGCCGCAGCGCAGCAGGAACAGGCGGCACGAAAAGCAACAGCAACGGCGCGGATCACTGAACTGAGTTACGCCGTGGAACTGGGGATAGCAACTGACGTAGAGCAAGCGGCGCTGAAGACGTGGAAAACCTATCTGGTGCAATTAAGCCGCATTGATACATCCGCCGCCACAGATATCGACTGGCCGGAAATCCCTTCTACCTGA
- a CDS encoding phage tail protein: MMMVYGLFVFELQTLPYQQLQQSRAWRHVKNERINRSAKWQYIGAGEDQITLSGVLYPEITGGEVSLTALTTQAYSGRPWPLIDGTGQIYGMYVLTGMQTTRTELNRYGKAKKIEFSLSFQRCDEDLREKLQSSSFSDMMDNARSSATKAMNTVSTAMTDTVNTLKGLV; encoded by the coding sequence ATGATGATGGTATACGGGTTGTTTGTGTTTGAGCTGCAAACGCTGCCTTACCAGCAGCTTCAGCAGTCGCGTGCCTGGCGGCATGTGAAGAATGAGCGGATTAACCGCTCTGCGAAATGGCAATACATCGGTGCCGGTGAAGATCAGATTACACTGAGCGGTGTGCTGTACCCGGAAATTACCGGCGGCGAGGTGTCGTTAACCGCGCTGACTACGCAAGCCTACAGTGGCCGCCCCTGGCCGTTGATTGACGGTACCGGGCAGATTTACGGTATGTACGTGCTGACTGGTATGCAGACCACGCGCACAGAGCTGAATCGCTACGGAAAGGCAAAGAAGATTGAGTTTTCGCTGAGCTTTCAGCGCTGTGATGAAGACCTGCGGGAAAAGCTGCAATCTTCATCCTTTAGCGACATGATGGACAACGCGCGCAGCAGTGCAACCAAAGCGATGAACACCGTCAGCACAGCCATGACGGACACCGTCAACACGTTGAAAGGGCTGGTTTAA
- a CDS encoding GpE family phage tail protein yields MQFDQIDDLVADIAVVFNWPPSELFSMDLGEVIAWRTRAAIRSGASEADEKP; encoded by the coding sequence TTGCAGTTCGATCAGATAGACGATCTGGTCGCTGATATCGCCGTTGTTTTTAACTGGCCGCCCTCTGAACTGTTCAGCATGGATCTGGGCGAGGTGATAGCCTGGCGTACGCGGGCGGCTATCCGAAGTGGAGCCAGTGAAGCCGATGAAAAGCCTTGA
- a CDS encoding phage tail-collar fiber domain-containing protein, which translates to MTTKYFALLTNTGAALLANATALGRQLSITQMALGDGSGTLPTPDPAQTKLVNERRRAPLNSLNVDPANPGQIIAEQVIPEDEGGWWIREIGLYDANGNLIAVANCPETYKPKLQEGSGRVQTVRMILIVSSTDAVTLKIDPSVVLATRKSVDDKAVEAKAHADGTMASHVNDANPHKQYAPIASPALTGVPTAPTVNSGNNSSQLATTAFVHNAIADNAFALDFTSRATGWDVPWDAKSGFYEAYLGSYSQAVLHFHGSASSCTALQFAARYGNGGLSYRTSRDDKGFEHDWEQIYTTGFRPSPADIGALSVAEFNQSIKSYAPIASPALTGVPTAPTVNSGNNSSQLATTAFVHNALTDNAFVLDFTGTVQNFDVPWDAKSGFYKADVGSHTDAVLHFHGPDASCSALQFAAHYGNGGLSYRTSRDSRGFEHDWEQIYTTGFRPSPADIGAISVSELTGIPLPWPQVTAPSGWLKCNGQAFDKNRYPRLAQVYPSGVLPDLRGEFIRGWDDGRGVDAGRAILSAQTQSIQLHTHDGGITGPATGVIEGYGDGSSGGAPGVDNYNPAATGAAGGAETRPRNIAFNYIVRAA; encoded by the coding sequence ATGACGACAAAATATTTTGCCTTGCTGACAAACACCGGCGCGGCACTGCTGGCGAACGCCACCGCGCTGGGACGGCAACTATCGATTACACAAATGGCGCTTGGCGATGGCAGCGGCACGTTGCCAACTCCCGACCCGGCGCAAACAAAACTGGTGAATGAGCGCCGCCGGGCACCACTTAATTCGCTGAATGTTGACCCGGCAAACCCCGGTCAGATCATCGCTGAGCAGGTGATCCCAGAAGATGAAGGCGGCTGGTGGATACGTGAGATCGGCCTGTACGACGCCAATGGCAATCTGATTGCCGTCGCCAACTGCCCGGAAACCTACAAGCCGAAATTACAGGAAGGCTCTGGCCGGGTGCAGACGGTGCGCATGATTTTGATTGTCAGCAGCACTGACGCGGTAACGCTGAAAATCGACCCGTCGGTGGTGCTGGCAACGCGTAAGTCGGTTGATGACAAGGCGGTTGAGGCGAAAGCCCATGCCGATGGGACGATGGCCAGCCATGTGAATGACGCGAATCCGCATAAGCAGTATGCGCCGATTGCAAGCCCGGCGCTGACGGGGGTGCCTACCGCGCCAACAGTAAATTCCGGGAATAACTCATCCCAGTTAGCGACAACCGCATTTGTGCATAACGCGATCGCTGATAACGCCTTCGCGCTGGATTTTACGAGCAGGGCGACTGGATGGGATGTGCCGTGGGATGCCAAAAGCGGATTCTATGAGGCCTATTTAGGGTCGTATTCACAGGCCGTGTTGCATTTTCACGGCTCAGCGTCGAGTTGTACCGCCCTTCAGTTTGCTGCGCGTTACGGTAACGGTGGGCTGAGTTATCGGACGTCCCGCGATGACAAGGGTTTTGAGCATGACTGGGAGCAGATTTACACCACCGGATTCAGGCCATCACCTGCGGATATTGGGGCGCTCTCTGTTGCCGAGTTTAATCAGTCAATTAAATCGTATGCGCCGATTGCAAGCCCGGCGCTGACGGGAGTGCCTACCGCGCCAACAGTAAATTCCGGGAATAACTCATCCCAGTTAGCGACAACTGCATTTGTGCATAACGCGCTCACTGATAACGCCTTTGTACTGGATTTTACGGGTACAGTGCAGAATTTCGATGTGCCGTGGGATGCCAAAAGCGGGTTTTATAAGGCAGATGTCGGGTCACATACAGATGCTGTTTTGCATTTTCACGGACCAGATGCGAGTTGTAGTGCCCTTCAGTTTGCTGCGCATTACGGTAACGGTGGGTTGAGTTATCGGACGTCCCGCGATAGCAGGGGCTTTGAGCATGACTGGGAGCAGATTTACACCACCGGATTCAGGCCATCGCCTGCGGATATTGGGGCTATTTCTGTATCTGAGCTAACCGGCATCCCACTGCCGTGGCCGCAAGTGACCGCCCCGTCGGGCTGGCTGAAATGTAACGGCCAAGCGTTTGATAAAAACCGCTATCCACGGCTGGCGCAGGTCTACCCATCGGGTGTGCTGCCGGATCTGCGCGGCGAATTTATTCGCGGCTGGGATGATGGGCGTGGGGTGGATGCGGGTCGAGCGATACTGAGCGCACAGACTCAATCGATACAGTTGCATACGCATGATGGTGGAATAACTGGACCAGCAACCGGGGTAATCGAAGGGTACGGAGACGGCTCTAGCGGCGGTGCTCCCGGCGTTGACAACTACAATCCTGCGGCAACTGGCGCCGCGGGAGGCGCAGAAACCCGACCCAGAAATATCGCATTCAACTACATCGTGAGAGCTGCATAA
- a CDS encoding phage late control D family protein: protein MAITDLADSLITTAKRYDDALTEAVKSPAFSITLGGKSLKELSDRLISLSLTDNRGFEADQLTLSIDDSDGRVELPPRGAQIALSIGWQGEALTYKGLYTVDEISHEGPPDVLGVTARSADFREEFNVKREVSWHDVTVERVVSAIAHRYGMKAQISNILMNIEIDHADQTEESDMSFLTRMAEQLGAIATIKNGTLLFILPGGGVTASGKALPSASITRSSGDGHRFRIADRDAYTGVRAYWLDLKFGKKKKVSVKRRRTKPKPKKEKSSSREGDYITGAEGNVFVLRKTYQNEETAKRAAAAKWRQLQRGAAEFSITLARGRAELYPEMHLTVSGFKPDIDNQDWIIARAEHVIDGNGFTTRLELEAKIPDWIAESE from the coding sequence ATGGCTATCACCGATCTGGCTGACTCACTTATCACTACGGCGAAACGCTACGATGATGCGCTAACCGAGGCGGTAAAAAGCCCGGCCTTCAGCATTACGCTGGGTGGGAAATCGCTGAAGGAACTGAGCGACCGGCTAATCTCGCTGTCACTGACCGACAACCGGGGCTTTGAAGCCGACCAGCTCACGCTGTCGATAGACGACAGTGACGGACGCGTGGAACTACCGCCGCGTGGCGCTCAGATTGCACTGTCCATCGGCTGGCAGGGTGAAGCGCTGACTTACAAAGGGCTGTATACCGTGGATGAGATTTCCCACGAAGGCCCACCCGATGTGCTGGGTGTTACGGCCAGAAGTGCGGATTTCCGCGAAGAATTCAACGTGAAACGTGAGGTTTCCTGGCATGACGTGACGGTAGAGCGTGTTGTGTCGGCGATTGCGCACCGCTACGGCATGAAGGCGCAAATCAGCAACATACTGATGAATATCGAAATCGACCACGCAGACCAGACGGAAGAGAGTGATATGTCATTCCTGACCCGGATGGCCGAGCAACTGGGGGCGATTGCCACCATCAAAAACGGCACCTTGCTGTTTATTCTGCCCGGTGGTGGTGTAACGGCATCCGGCAAGGCGCTGCCGTCGGCCAGTATCACCCGCAGTAGTGGTGATGGTCACCGTTTTCGCATTGCGGATCGGGATGCCTACACCGGTGTGCGCGCCTACTGGCTGGATCTGAAATTCGGTAAAAAGAAGAAGGTCAGCGTAAAGCGCCGCCGGACAAAGCCCAAACCGAAAAAAGAGAAAAGCAGCAGTCGTGAAGGCGATTACATCACCGGCGCAGAAGGCAACGTGTTCGTACTGCGGAAAACCTATCAGAATGAAGAAACCGCAAAACGTGCCGCGGCGGCTAAATGGCGACAGTTGCAACGCGGGGCCGCTGAATTTTCGATTACCCTGGCGCGTGGCCGTGCTGAGCTGTATCCCGAAATGCACCTGACAGTAAGCGGCTTTAAACCGGATATCGACAATCAGGACTGGATTATCGCCCGCGCGGAACACGTTATTGATGGCAACGGCTTTACCACCCGTCTGGAACTGGAAGCAAAAATCCCTGACTGGATAGCAGAAAGTGAATAA
- a CDS encoding phage tail tape measure protein, which translates to MKSLDIRVAFSAIDRLTRPVNAARQSAGGLSESLKRTQAAIKDLDTQSRTFNRLRDSVQKTSRKIDEASRSLDGLKKAQQNNTVLTDKQREHMAALAVKLERLNITRDQEMVKLRAASQALRGHGVSLVGSNATIQSAIRRTEQYNQTLERERRQLAAVTQARARYERMQQTAGKLRGSGTMAVAGGAAAGYAGGQFLAPAVGFDEEMSRVQALTRLDKGDQQLAALRAQAKKLGAETAFTTRDAASGQAFLAMAGFTPQAIQAALPGVLNMALAGGMELGETADIGSNILSQFNLDASQMDRVGDVLTGTFTRTNTDLFSLGETMKYTGPVAAKLGISLEYAAAMAGMLANNGIRGSDAGTAMRASLARLASPPKAAAEALKELGVSVADAKGKMRPMQDVLRDLYKATKKYGQVDQVSFFKDIAGEEAFVGLQTLVQSAGSGKLDKLFQELLKAKGESATVGKKMADNLGGDLKNLDSAWEGFRIQVEETADRPLRNLTQGLSDVITNVSGWVKENPRLTQTLLLAVGGAAAFAVAIGGTSLAIGLLMGPLAKLQLGFSLLLGARGVGGAVSMFSGLSSLLGGPMARIGGWLQLFSGSTGRLTATLTPLRGMLLAVFTSPVSALGSLVRGVGGLLLRLSGLPALWSLITGAVSVLGGVLSLLLSPIGLIGAAFVAAGLLIWRFWEPVRTFFSGMFTGIVISLGPIRQAFTGLAPVFDVIVSAVSRLWDRFTQLFQPIQTTKKTLDDCAVAGYGFGKVLGSALDMLLLPLQKLMEGIGWILEKLGLIPSGLDAAQKKADQLKELTPEGKDRLQGLVANLTGDLKEATTAPPPAPKPPLTGDSGTQRRLQKIADNTGGVLEETKKRIGPGDIVFKNLPKALAVRGEWQESRLTGGTPSAPSQPAQTMQALSDRPAVVAATQPVKQADASPVSRPAARTPAAGGFNGEIHIHLHGVERQDARELGRIVADAVSAELARRDRLQRGSFRDRE; encoded by the coding sequence ATGAAAAGCCTTGATATCCGCGTAGCCTTCAGCGCTATCGACCGGCTGACCCGCCCGGTCAACGCCGCCCGCCAGAGTGCGGGCGGTTTGTCTGAATCCCTCAAACGCACCCAGGCCGCTATTAAGGATCTGGACACTCAGTCCAGGACCTTCAACCGCCTGCGCGACAGCGTACAAAAGACCTCACGCAAGATTGATGAAGCCAGCCGCAGCCTGGACGGGCTGAAAAAGGCCCAGCAAAACAACACTGTGCTGACCGATAAGCAACGGGAACACATGGCCGCACTGGCCGTCAAACTAGAGCGGCTGAACATCACCCGCGATCAGGAAATGGTCAAGCTGCGCGCTGCCTCACAAGCGTTGCGCGGTCACGGTGTGTCACTGGTTGGCAGTAATGCCACTATCCAGAGCGCCATCCGGCGTACCGAACAATATAACCAGACCCTGGAGCGAGAGCGGCGGCAACTGGCTGCCGTTACGCAGGCACGCGCCCGTTATGAGCGAATGCAGCAGACCGCGGGCAAACTACGTGGTAGCGGCACGATGGCGGTAGCAGGCGGGGCGGCAGCCGGATACGCAGGCGGGCAGTTTCTGGCCCCGGCGGTTGGGTTTGATGAAGAGATGTCACGCGTTCAGGCGCTGACCCGGCTGGATAAAGGCGATCAGCAACTGGCGGCCCTGCGGGCGCAGGCCAAAAAGCTCGGCGCGGAAACCGCATTCACCACCCGCGACGCAGCCAGCGGTCAGGCGTTTCTGGCAATGGCCGGGTTTACGCCGCAGGCCATACAAGCGGCATTGCCAGGTGTGCTGAATATGGCGCTGGCCGGTGGCATGGAGCTGGGCGAAACCGCTGATATCGGGTCAAACATTCTTTCACAGTTCAATCTGGATGCCAGCCAGATGGATCGCGTGGGTGACGTACTGACCGGCACCTTTACCCGTACCAACACCGACCTGTTCAGCCTCGGCGAAACCATGAAATACACCGGCCCGGTGGCGGCCAAGCTGGGGATTAGCCTTGAATATGCGGCGGCGATGGCCGGTATGCTGGCGAATAACGGTATTCGCGGCAGTGATGCCGGTACCGCCATGCGTGCCAGCCTGGCCCGTCTGGCTTCACCGCCGAAAGCCGCAGCGGAAGCATTGAAAGAGCTGGGCGTGTCGGTAGCCGATGCCAAAGGCAAGATGCGGCCAATGCAGGACGTATTACGTGATCTCTACAAAGCTACCAAAAAATACGGCCAGGTCGATCAGGTGTCCTTCTTCAAAGATATTGCCGGGGAAGAGGCCTTTGTCGGTCTGCAAACGCTGGTTCAGTCGGCAGGCAGTGGCAAGCTGGATAAGTTATTCCAGGAGTTGCTAAAAGCTAAAGGTGAATCGGCGACCGTTGGTAAAAAGATGGCGGATAACCTGGGTGGTGACCTGAAAAACCTCGACAGTGCCTGGGAAGGGTTTCGTATTCAGGTTGAAGAAACGGCAGACCGGCCACTGCGCAACCTGACGCAGGGGCTAAGCGATGTGATTACCAACGTGAGCGGCTGGGTGAAAGAGAATCCCAGGCTGACGCAAACGCTGTTACTGGCTGTCGGCGGTGCGGCGGCATTCGCGGTGGCGATCGGTGGCACCTCACTGGCAATCGGTCTGCTGATGGGTCCGCTGGCTAAGCTCCAGCTCGGCTTTTCGCTGCTGCTGGGCGCACGGGGCGTCGGTGGTGCGGTGTCGATGTTTTCCGGGTTAAGCAGCCTGCTCGGCGGGCCGATGGCACGCATAGGTGGCTGGCTACAGCTTTTCTCTGGCAGCACAGGCCGACTGACCGCGACACTGACCCCGCTGCGTGGCATGTTACTGGCCGTGTTTACCTCGCCGGTGTCGGCATTGGGTTCACTGGTCAGGGGCGTAGGCGGGCTGTTGTTGCGGCTGAGCGGCCTGCCTGCGCTATGGAGCCTGATCACCGGCGCTGTCTCGGTGTTAGGCGGCGTGCTGTCGCTGCTGTTAAGCCCGATCGGATTGATTGGCGCGGCGTTTGTGGCGGCCGGGCTGCTTATCTGGCGATTCTGGGAGCCTGTCAGAACGTTTTTCAGCGGGATGTTTACCGGCATTGTTATCAGCCTTGGCCCCATTCGGCAGGCATTTACGGGCCTGGCTCCCGTCTTTGATGTGATTGTGTCGGCCGTGTCGCGCCTGTGGGATCGATTTACGCAGCTTTTTCAGCCTATCCAGACCACAAAGAAGACGCTGGATGACTGCGCAGTTGCGGGCTACGGTTTCGGCAAGGTGCTGGGGTCGGCACTGGACATGCTGTTATTGCCGCTGCAAAAGCTGATGGAGGGGATCGGCTGGATTCTGGAAAAGCTCGGTTTAATCCCGTCCGGACTGGATGCGGCGCAGAAAAAAGCCGATCAGTTGAAAGAGCTGACGCCGGAAGGGAAAGACCGACTGCAAGGTCTGGTCGCCAACCTGACCGGCGACCTGAAAGAGGCCACCACCGCACCACCACCCGCGCCTAAGCCACCCCTGACCGGGGACAGCGGTACCCAGCGCCGTTTGCAGAAGATTGCTGACAACACCGGCGGCGTGCTGGAAGAAACCAAAAAGCGCATCGGCCCCGGCGATATCGTTTTCAAAAACCTGCCGAAAGCGCTGGCTGTGCGTGGCGAATGGCAGGAATCCCGGCTTACTGGCGGCACACCTTCTGCCCCCTCACAGCCTGCGCAGACCATGCAGGCGCTCAGCGACCGCCCCGCCGTGGTTGCGGCGACACAGCCCGTCAAACAAGCCGACGCGTCCCCGGTCAGTCGTCCGGCGGCCAGAACACCGGCGGCGGGCGGTTTCAATGGGGAAATTCATATACACCTGCACGGCGTTGAACGGCAGGACGCCCGCGAGCTGGGCCGTATTGTGGCCGATGCAGTCAGTGCCGAACTGGCCCGCCGCGACAGGCTTCAGCGTGGCAGTTTCAGAGACAGAGAGTAA
- a CDS encoding phage tail sheath subtilisin-like domain-containing protein: MSETRFHGVRVRENTDLVTAINDIDSSVIGVVAVAEDADADTFPLNTPVLITRVNSVLGKAGKTGSLYKTLKAISDQTSPKVIVVRVAAATEGGDKTQSQLIIGGTAADGSYTGMYALLTAEAKVNYRPRILAVPDYDTAEVTSALCVIAQNLRAFVYAGCHGCTTMAEAITYRAQFAYRELMLIWPDFIAYNPLSGSNETFPASAYACGLRAAIDNDQGWHKSLSNVAVNNVLGISRDVFWSLQAEDSDANELNNQEITTLIKRNGFRFWGNRTTDIHDYLFEVYTRTAQILADSIAEAQFEAVDEPLTPANVKDVVNGINGKLSALVTAGRLIGGECWFDIQDNPTTGLRQGQVRVRYKYTPVPPLEDLTLYQTFTDDYFDSAFSSLGGV; this comes from the coding sequence ATGTCCGAGACACGTTTCCACGGTGTGCGCGTTCGTGAAAATACCGACCTGGTAACCGCAATCAATGACATTGATTCCAGTGTGATTGGCGTGGTGGCCGTGGCGGAGGATGCGGACGCAGACACCTTTCCCCTGAATACGCCGGTGCTCATCACACGGGTGAATAGCGTGCTGGGCAAGGCGGGTAAAACCGGCTCACTCTACAAGACGCTGAAAGCCATTTCTGACCAGACCAGCCCGAAAGTGATCGTGGTGCGGGTGGCAGCAGCAACCGAAGGCGGCGACAAAACCCAGTCCCAACTGATTATCGGCGGGACAGCGGCAGACGGCAGTTATACCGGCATGTATGCCTTGCTGACGGCAGAAGCAAAAGTTAATTACCGGCCCCGGATTCTGGCGGTACCGGACTATGACACCGCCGAAGTGACGTCAGCGCTGTGTGTGATTGCGCAGAATCTGCGGGCGTTTGTCTATGCCGGTTGTCACGGCTGCACCACGATGGCGGAGGCCATCACCTACCGTGCGCAGTTTGCCTACCGTGAGCTGATGCTGATCTGGCCGGATTTTATCGCTTATAACCCGCTTAGCGGCAGCAATGAAACCTTTCCGGCGTCGGCCTATGCCTGCGGCCTGCGCGCAGCGATTGATAACGATCAGGGCTGGCATAAGTCGCTGTCGAACGTGGCAGTGAATAACGTGCTGGGTATCTCGCGGGATGTGTTCTGGTCGCTTCAGGCCGAAGACAGCGACGCCAATGAACTTAACAACCAGGAGATCACCACGCTGATTAAGCGCAACGGATTCCGCTTCTGGGGCAACCGCACCACCGATATCCATGATTACCTGTTTGAGGTGTACACCCGCACCGCGCAAATCCTCGCTGACAGTATCGCGGAAGCGCAGTTTGAAGCCGTTGACGAGCCACTGACTCCGGCCAACGTGAAAGACGTGGTGAACGGCATCAACGGCAAGCTGAGCGCGCTGGTCACGGCGGGCAGGCTGATCGGCGGGGAATGCTGGTTCGATATTCAGGACAACCCCACAACCGGCCTGCGGCAGGGACAGGTGCGCGTGCGTTACAAGTACACGCCGGTGCCGCCGCTGGAAGACCTGACGTTATACCAGACCTTCACCGATGACTATTTTGATTCCGCGTTCTCGTCACTGGGAGGTGTGTAA
- a CDS encoding phage major tail tube protein yields MAVPHKLRLFTCFVNGNNQIGKVTSVTLPKLTRKTEDFQGAGMIGSVAVDLGMDSGALEAQMVVGGMEKKLLLEYGGDIDDVRLRFAGEYYTDGDSQLVEVEMRGRITEIDGGESKQGEDTSVTYALKNTYYKLSIDDQSVLEIDLLNFIYKKNGKNIYPDRITSALGLGN; encoded by the coding sequence ATGGCCGTACCGCATAAATTGCGCCTGTTCACCTGTTTTGTGAACGGCAACAACCAGATCGGCAAGGTCACATCCGTCACGCTGCCAAAGCTGACCCGCAAGACTGAAGACTTTCAGGGCGCGGGCATGATTGGCTCGGTAGCGGTCGATCTCGGTATGGATTCCGGCGCGCTGGAAGCGCAGATGGTTGTCGGCGGCATGGAGAAAAAGTTGCTGCTGGAATACGGCGGCGATATCGATGACGTTCGCCTGCGCTTCGCGGGGGAATACTACACCGACGGCGATAGCCAGCTGGTCGAAGTAGAGATGCGCGGGCGTATTACCGAGATTGACGGCGGCGAGTCCAAGCAGGGCGAAGACACATCTGTCACCTATGCGCTGAAAAACACCTATTACAAGCTGTCGATTGACGATCAATCGGTGCTGGAAATTGACCTGCTGAATTTCATCTACAAGAAAAACGGCAAAAACATCTACCCGGATCGCATCACGTCTGCGCTGGGGCTGGGTAACTGA
- a CDS encoding phage tail assembly protein yields the protein MNTPNNNTVTLATPIMRGDSTISQVTITDDIKQAGSLRGLRLVNVLNMDVDSITTLLTRVTSPKLKLAEINAMDTRDFMRLAEAITPFLVHVEPGEPNAEVTEEA from the coding sequence ATGAACACACCGAACAACAACACCGTAACCCTGGCGACGCCTATTATGCGGGGCGACAGCACTATCAGCCAGGTGACCATTACCGACGATATCAAACAGGCTGGCTCATTGCGTGGCCTGCGGCTGGTCAACGTCTTGAATATGGATGTGGATTCCATCACCACCCTGTTAACACGCGTTACCTCGCCAAAACTGAAACTGGCCGAGATCAACGCGATGGATACCCGCGATTTCATGCGACTGGCGGAGGCAATCACGCCTTTTTTAGTGCATGTGGAGCCTGGCGAGCCGAACGCGGAGGTGACGGAGGAAGCGTAA
- a CDS encoding phage tail protein I, which translates to MSNSLLPPSASDFMRNVANSTLRLSEIAVCLDTLWDAERCPAQLLPYLAWALSVDRWDKRWSEQTKRQVIKAAWLVHRQKGTLAALRRVVEPFGYLIRITEWWQTGGQPGTFRLDIGVQDAGITEETYLELERLIADAKPVSRHLLGLNIVMDCAGDIPLAAGQYSGDALTVYPYFPETITISGADKCGGAIHLSDNVSVNA; encoded by the coding sequence ATGAGTAACAGTCTGCTACCCCCATCAGCCAGCGACTTTATGCGCAACGTCGCTAACTCCACCCTGCGCCTGAGTGAGATAGCGGTCTGTCTGGATACGTTATGGGACGCTGAGCGCTGCCCGGCACAATTACTGCCGTACCTCGCCTGGGCGCTGTCGGTTGATCGCTGGGATAAACGCTGGTCAGAACAGACCAAGCGCCAGGTGATCAAGGCGGCCTGGCTGGTACACCGCCAGAAGGGCACCCTCGCGGCATTGCGCCGGGTAGTGGAGCCGTTCGGCTATCTGATTCGGATCACGGAGTGGTGGCAGACCGGCGGCCAGCCGGGCACCTTCCGGCTGGATATCGGCGTGCAGGATGCTGGCATCACTGAGGAAACCTATCTGGAGCTGGAGCGCCTGATTGCCGACGCCAAACCGGTAAGTCGCCACTTGCTGGGGCTAAATATCGTTATGGACTGCGCGGGTGATATCCCGCTGGCTGCTGGTCAGTACAGTGGCGATGCACTTACCGTTTACCCCTACTTTCCCGAAACCATTACGATCAGCGGCGCTGACAAGTGCGGCGGTGCGATACATCTTTCTGATAACGTGAGCGTGAATGCATGA